The Pleuronectes platessa chromosome 22, fPlePla1.1, whole genome shotgun sequence region GTCAGAATACAGTCACATGTTCGatactttttaaaataaatataaactataAACATTACAGAACTATAAAGTTACTACGGTCACATCTATCACACAACTCATGAATTATAatctattaaaaacaaaaggtttAGATTCCACATCCTGTTAAGAGTCAGTCCAGGATCCATTCAGTGGGATATTTAAATTCATCATGTGACGCTCGGCCTCCAGCAGCTTTGTTTCTCACAGTCCTTCCTCAGAATAAAGCCCAGGTCTGAGATCAGGTGCACGTTCAGTCTTCTGCTCGGAGCTCAGGTGCACGTTCAGTTATCTGATCTGAGGTCAGGTGCACGTTCAGTCTTCTGCTCGGAGCTCAGGTGCACGTTCAGTTATCTGATCTGAGGTCAGGTGCACGTTCAGTCTTCTGCTCGGAGCTCAGGTGCACGTTCAGTTATCTGATCTGAGGTCAGGTGCACGTTCAGTCTTCTGCTCGGAGCTCAGGTGTACGTGGAGTTTTCTGCTCTGAACTCGGGTCCCGAACCTGCGACGACAAACGAGTGTGAGTCCTTGaaaaatgtttctttctttctttcttttcactcacagctggagtttgtgtttgtttctaaaCAGGAGATTTGCTGCAGAGCGTGACAATGAAAACCAGGATGAACCAGGAGTGTAAATTATaaactgtgtctctgtctgtttcacTCTTTAGTCGAAACACATGTTCGTGCTTCCAGCTGCTgaggaaagaatgaatgaatctGAGCCTCATACAGTAAAACGAAgcagtattttaaatattaactgAGAATACTTACAAGTTGTGCAAGTACAATTTGTAAGTGTTACTTTTAGTACTTACTGATACTACTCAAAGCAGTACTTTTACTTCTACGTTTACTACTTTTAACTGTGATGTTTTAATACTTACACAACTTGTATTAGCATTGCCTTTAATATTTGGTTATAAAACATTACTGCTTTTGATATGTTCTAACAGAAACTTAAAtatcatataaaaacataagaaaagcaTGATAAGGTCAGAAGATGAGTGAAAGTAAACAGATTCATTTTAGATTATTCCTCTGCTCCACACTCCGGTCCCATAGGGGGCGGTACCGCACCTCTAAGAAGACGTCACAGACCGTCCGGATGTTTTTATTCGACCTTTGATCGAACATGTCTCCGCTCAGGTTCGAACCTTTTACACACGTTTCCCTTCGTTTCCTCTCGTACACGTGAAGGTTCCGTATTTATAACCCGCGGGACCATGAACGCAACGCGGCCCCGGAGCTGCCGGTGAGTTCAGCTCGGTGATGTGTTCAAGTACAGACATAAAAAACCTGTACTTTTATGGATGAACTGATGTAAACTCACTTTCTCACAATGATTAACGAGGTTTCAGCTTCTGCTTCGTTTCCAAACCGCAATAAAAACCGGTTTCGAGCGTTCACACGAGTTTCCTGCGTCAGATTTCATATGAATCAGTTTGAAATCAGTGTGAAATCAGTTTTGattcagaaaacaaacagtgtgaAAAGCGTCAGAACTGGTTTCGACCACagagtgtaaataaagttttgatTGACGGCTGCGATGCTGCAAGAGGAATCAAGTGTCGTAGACATGAGTTGTAGTGATCAGTCTATGGTTGTGTtataataattcatatttttttttgtctttattgaaTTAGAAATTGTTTAAAACTTATATGAAGATAAATAAGTGTCTCTACACAGAAGAGAGCACATAAAGTACACAACTGTACAACTTAATACAGACTAAAAGATACTGGATAACATTTGTAATTGTTTTAAGACTTAATAGTTTAACTGTTTTCAAAACTAAAGATAAGTTTGATGCATTGTTAATCCATATATGTACTTtacaatatttacatatttgCTTTTTATTGTCACTCTGAAAGAATTCATGTTTAAACTTTGACTCTTATTCTGTTagacatttttataaattaaacAATTGTGCATAACACAAAAAAAGCCCAAATACTCAATTACTTCCAGAATATCAGAGAATATTTCTGTTGATATATGAAATGATCATATTACTTATATTTCACGTTGTTGATGTTACTGTTAATTAACCTGCAGGTCTCAGCATTTCTTCTGATATAAGAGTTTGTCTCTATGAATATTTTAATTGTGTCTGGGACCATGTTGTGTTGAGTTCAGTCCAGAATGAACCGTTGTGACTCTGATTttgtatcttcttcttcttcttcttgagtttcgatcattgtgtgttttatgtttgtccACAGACGATTGTCCATCATGTCTCAGTCTGTCCCCCCCATCGTCTCCGTCGCCCCCAGCCGGGCTCTGATGGATGAGACGTTCACGGTGCTGGTGGAGAATCTGCCTCCTGGTTCTCCGGTGACAGTCCGCGCCCTGCACCACTCTGAGGACCGGGACTACTGGGAGGCGTACGGACACTACGTCAGCTGCCACAGGGGGACGGTGTCTGGTGGGTTCTGCTCCTCCTGAAACTCGCTGTGGTAAACGGGTCAAATGTTGTTCTCACACTTTCTTGTGTCTGCAGTTTCAGACGACCTGAGTCTCGGGGGCACGTACACGGGGAAAGAAGCCATGGGTCTGCTGTGGAGCATGCGTCCCGTCCCAGGAAGCCGCACGGGCCTCAGGTAACACAATCTGCAGCTTCACAACATCAACAAGACGGAGACGAGTTGTCCACAAGTTGATTAGACTTTAAATCACCTGCATCGAGTGTTCATAACGTAGGAATTTAAAGCAACATCAGTTATTCTAATTTAGTTCTGAGGTTCCAAGAACTCaacttttataaatataaagaaacagCTGTAAAAGTTACATGTACGAGTTTAAACCACAAAGGGAGATTTAAATTTCCTCTCAAGGATTTAACTCATCATCTGGATGAAGTCTTAAACATGTGGAAATGTATGAAAGACAAAAGAGTTAATTTTCTTTCTCTGGgtcaaatgtaaaaacatgGAGCCGTCTCGTGTTCTCTTCTCGTCAGGTTAAGAAAGAGGAACGTGTCCACCCCCATGCTGGTGACCATCTCGGTCCACAGGGGACACGGGGACGTCCGGGACCAGACTCCTCTGGCGTCGGTGCTCACAGAGCGGTGGTACATGGCTCCTGGCGTCCACAGGGTGGAGGTCAATGAGAGCGGCGTGCGGGGGACGATGTTCATTCCTCCAGGTGAGACACAGCTGCACAGGCACCTGGTTCTAGTGGTTATGTACCGATTGGTTGTAATGAGAAACATCTGGATCTCCTCCCCTCAGGTCCAGGACCCTTCCCCGGCCTGCTGGACATGTGGGGGGGCGGCGGCGGGCTGCTGGAGTATCGCTCGGCCCTGTTGGCGTCCCGAGGTTTCGTTTCTCTGGCGCTGGAGTATTTCAAACCCGGCGAGCTGTCGTCCGCGGAGCTGGAGCTAAGATACTttgaggtttgttttgtttttcctgatgATATTAAAGTTGGTTTTTAAAGAACTCGGCTGATCTGAGTTCTTTCTTTCTCGTCCACATGTGAACAGACGGCGTTCAACCTCGTCAGGGATCATCCTCAGGTGCTGCCGGACCGGGTCGGGCTGTTCGGTCTGTCCCTCGGATCCAGCGTCTCCATGTTGTTAGCAGCTGAGAGCCAAGTGGTCCACGTAGGTATCCCACGCAAATAAGCTTCTTCTAAAGAAACGTTTTCCAATATGACCTCAGGGAAATGTTGGTGATGGTGTCGGGCTCAGAGTTTGAGGGTTTCTTATCGCTTTTCATTTTTGGTTTTAAATCCAAATAACCAAGATCAACCATCTGTCTTCACCCGTCTCTTTGTGTTCCAGCCTCGATGTTGTGTTTGCATCAGCGGCACTCATTACTTCGGGAGCTCCTTCAGTGGAGGTCACGCCAAGATCCAACAGTAAGTATCATTCTGTCGGGAACATGAACTCACAACATGAAGAAGTGTCTTTACTGTTGGACTCACACAGACGATGACTTGTGTCGACAGGACTTTAGACCAGGGCCGTGTGGACGAGAACAACTATCACATCTGGAGAGACATCGGGCTCCAATATCTGAAAGGTTCCTCGGGGAAACTGAACGTAAgaacaagctgcacaaacaacaCGAGGATGAAACTGAAACCgcctccagggggcgatcaagaccaACAGGCTCCACTTTTTGGAGCCGTCACGTGGTCCatcttttatttacagtctatgatggAAATATACAAGAGAAGCTAATTCAGTGTGTTTACCTTGAGTGACAgtcgactgtaaataaagatggacgacgtgtcggCTCCCAAATTAAAGCTTAAGTGTCCccgtcgccccctggtggctggctgcagtacatgaGTGTTTTAAAAAGGTTTCCCCTCAAGTACAACAGTTTAAAAGAAGATCTGACTATTATGGTATAAAATACTTTCATAATataaattttattgttttgtatttacacATCTGTTCTGTGGTAGATGGGTAACATCCAGTGTCCGGTGATGCTGGTGTCTGGAGCCGACGATCAGAACGTGCCGGCGCCGGAGGTGGCCGAGGACGTGAGtgaatgagacacacacacactgaatcccACTGGAGGGTCTTCGTCCTCTTGACCTCTTGACCTTGTGATCCTTAGATCTCCCAGCTGATGCGTGCGGCCGGTAACGAGCACCTGCTGACCCGACTGGACTACCCCGACGCCGGGCACCTGATCGAGCCGCCCTACTCCCCCCACTTCAGAGCCACCAACTTTATACTGCACAGCAACAGAGAAAAAGGTGAGTTCACACAGACGGTTTAAAGATGGAGACTAACTAACTTGTGGGAATTAACTTTTCACTCTTTTTGTCTCATTAGTTTTCATCTCTGAAATCATAGTTGTGTGAATCTTCAGTCACTTGGTTCTTTCCCTCGGTTTAGTTCACATCTCAAGTCCAAACTATAATTGTTTAGTTCTGACCGACTCAGGactttttggttttaaacttcTGCTAAAGTCCCACAGATGATTTCCAGTAGCTTCACTGTGTGAGGGAATCATTTCATGAGGTGGAACAATCTGCTGTGTTGCAGTGATCCTGTTGTGGGGGGGGAAAACCAAACCCCACTCTGATGCTCAGGAGGACTCCTGGAGGAAGATGTTGACTTTCCTGCAGCAGAATCTCTACGGAGACGCCGGTCCCAAGGCCAAGCTGTGAGCAGAGGATTCTGGGAAAGACGACCGGGTCCTGATTGACCACAGTGACCTTCAAATCTGATGAGTCATCTTTTGTGTAATCAAAAAGGCACAAACTGTGACAGTGcgtcttctctctgtgtggagaTCATCTGAGCAGcgtcagcagcagctccagctctcGGGCCGTCTGTCCACTGATTGGATAACGAGGCGGCAGCGTCTCCGCGGCGCACGGCGTCTTCACCAAGTACCTGAGGGACAAACAGCCAGGGACACGTCTCCATTGAAACTGACATTCTGATATTAACCTGATCAAGACAACAATCAACAAAGAGGCCAACAGTATTTCCTGATTAACTGAAGTCGTGATTATAATCTGATTAAACTTTATATGATGTTTTGTGTATAATGTTTATGTTAAGGCCTTAATAATATGATTGTTTAATATTCTGCCTGATTTGCAGCTGGGACTTGATTTCCCAGCAAAGCTCCAACACAATAATCAAATCTGATTGTGTCTGATCACATGTTGTGTAACTGAACCCGGATCCTCCcggtttgtttggtttattgttCTGTTCATTCCAACTTCACACAAAGATTTGTaggtttttaatttatatttatgttgtaTTGAAAATTCGAGACcatctctttgttttatttattttctgttcaacatcttcatgtgtgtttgagaacttaaataaatatttaactaaaAAATTGCATTACTGGAAGGAACTTTAATTTGATTGTAGTTTTGACCTCCTGGATGGAGGGAGTTGATAAATGTGGCTCACGTGGTCAAACGGACCTACTTCCGTCCCGCTGTAAAATCGGGTCTCGAACCCGCGACGCAGAACGAACCTGAACTCTTCTCTCATGTGAGAGCGGAGGTGCTGAGCCAGCAGGCTGCTGTGCTGCAGACAGGCCAGCAGGAGGCGACAGCGCTGGAACAGCAGCACGGCCTGGACGGGACCGAGGGCCGACTCCGGCAGGTCGGACAGAACCAGCACCACCTGCTGGGCCTGGTGGGTGATGAAGCAGAGCTGCGGACGGAGAACAGACGAAGGTCAGGGGGTGACACTGAGATCTGTCACCAGGATCCACGTCTTGGTCTTTACCAGGTGAGGATGAGGCTGCACGACTCGCAGGAGCCAATCAACAGAGAGGAGGTCGTCTGCAGAGAAACAGCCGCTGCTCTGAAACACAACGAGGAACCGTTCATCACACATTACATGGACATGTCCTTGAATCTGTCACCTCACAGGAGACAATAGTTGATTCTTTCACTGGTCTTTATCTCAGAAGTGGATCCTCACCCTGAGACACTTGGTGTAAGCAGGAGCAGAAGTCGCCTCGtggccgagcagcagcagctcaaacaGCAGCGAGCAGGCGGCGTCCAGGTACTCCGACAGTAAGACCTGAATCTGAGCCAGACCGACACGAGACCATCAGTTCAGATGAGAGTTCAAAGAATCCTGTGAGGTCATCAGAGAGCCGCTCACCTCAGGGTCCATCAGGAACCCTCTGCTCTGCGGCAGGGGGTCACAGATCAGGGCGAGCAGGATCCTGGAGGTCAGGGCGCcgctgcagagagaggagagagagcgttTTAAATCACTGAGCTCGAGTTCTGTTTGTTCATTAGAGGACAGACGAGGAGTTCACCTTCTGGCAGAGAGCAGGTGGAGTCGGGCTGCTTCTGCCTGCGTCTCCCTGAACATGACGGCCAGCGTCTCCACGACCACGGTGCTCAGCCTGAGGAGAGACACACAACGTGAGAGACAGCAGCTCATcgacttaacacacacacacacacacacacacacagtgaagcttACAGGAGCTGATCTGCTGTGTAGACTCCACTGAGGCTCTGACGGCCGTGGAGAGACTCCTCCAGAGTCTGaaccaggaaaacacacaactcactggactgaaacacacaaaaacacaaaagcgAACACTGAGACCTGACAGagtaatttccttttttaagtGTAGATATTATCCTGTAGTTTTCAGACCCCTCTCCCCTGAGGCCCAGTGAACCTCTCACCCTCCAGAAGAGGCGGCGCAGAGCCACGTTGCGCTGAGCGGAGACgttcagctcctgcagcagaaGATACAAACTCTCCTCATGGATCCCGAcctgcagcaggtcagaggtcagctgagAGAACAGGTGAGCAGTCCGCTCCCAgctgcgacacacacacacacacacacaaccacacactttaAAACGATCGTTTGAACCAAATCACAAGAAGGGTACAGATGgacaatgaaaaaacacaaagcctcCGGCCACTAGGTGTCGCTGGTGCAGAGACATACACATGATAAACACAAACCTCATTGTGCGTCACAGTTTGTTACCTGATGACAGGAGGTCGTTTTCCAGGAGTCGAGTCACATGACGAGCTGCACTTTCTCCTGTAGAGCGGGTCCAACAACAGAGTCGacttctgaacacacacacaaacacacacaaacacacaaacagaaactaaattaacaaacatcaaagtagattaatctgctgctgagatAATCCCTGTGAAGTTCACTGTCGACCTCCAGGAATCAAACCCTGTGATATCCAGAGCGACTCACGATGATGAAGCTGCTCCAGGCgctctgcagctgcaggtggAGTCGGGACGTCGGAGAGACGGCGTAAAGATGCAGCTCcgcctccctctgctctccgCCCCCCCCGCCGTCTCTCCTCAGCAGACGAGACAGAACCGAGCCCATCCTCCTCGGAACCTGAGTCCACACGGCACCACGGGTCATCGATGTTTAAACTGATAAAAACTGGTAATAATCATATTGCAGGTCCCTCTCGTCTGTACCTGACGGCTCTGGAGGCTCTTCAGGCTTCGCTctgaggtggtgggggggtggagacGGGGCTGGGTGGGGGGGTGCGGGAGGAGCCCCAGAGTGTCGGGGTTCGGACAGGAGG contains the following coding sequences:
- the LOC128428674 gene encoding acyl-coenzyme A thioesterase 5, translating into MNATRPRSCRRLSIMSQSVPPIVSVAPSRALMDETFTVLVENLPPGSPVTVRALHHSEDRDYWEAYGHYVSCHRGTVSVSDDLSLGGTYTGKEAMGLLWSMRPVPGSRTGLRLRKRNVSTPMLVTISVHRGHGDVRDQTPLASVLTERWYMAPGVHRVEVNESGVRGTMFIPPGPGPFPGLLDMWGGGGGLLEYRSALLASRGFVSLALEYFKPGELSSAELELRYFETAFNLVRDHPQVLPDRVGLFGLSLGSSVSMLLAAESQVVHPRCCVCISGTHYFGSSFSGGHAKIQQTLDQGRVDENNYHIWRDIGLQYLKGSSGKLNMGNIQCPVMLVSGADDQNVPAPEVAEDISQLMRAAGNEHLLTRLDYPDAGHLIEPPYSPHFRATNFILHSNREKVILLWGGKTKPHSDAQEDSWRKMLTFLQQNLYGDAGPKAKL
- the c22h12orf56 gene encoding uncharacterized protein C12orf56 homolog — protein: HRSLIMSLSGSGSLMSRRNIKLDSFLQRSMECSVHERVRASEPCVVVSDAFNKVYMHVVLSDERVYLTEHKPRTLTVAVSFRRVRGIELLNDLPEFLSGRDRDHCQHIRIVYVTDEPATRAFDWLRRDKGAGLPLVAPPSRRSSHCPTITHNLEGGYPAGRNLRDWSQEEVRMLRPGRSASCPNPDTLGLLPHPPTQPRLHPPTTSERSLKSLQSRQVPRRMGSVLSRLLRRDGGGGGEQREAELHLYAVSPTSRLHLQLQSAWSSFIIKSTLLLDPLYRRKCSSSCDSTPGKRPPVISWERTAHLFSQLTSDLLQVGIHEESLYLLLQELNVSAQRNVALRRLFWRSSELCVFLVQTLEESLHGRQSLSGVYTADQLLLSTVVVETLAVMFRETQAEAARLHLLSARSGALTSRILLALICDPLPQSRGFLMDPEVLLSEYLDAACSLLFELLLLGHESSGCFSADDLLSVDWLLRVVQPHPHLLCFITHQAQQVVLVLSDLPESALGPVQAVLLFQRCRLLLACLQHSSLLAQHLRSHMREEFRYLVKTPCAAETLPPRYPISGQTARELELLLTLLR